Proteins encoded together in one Impatiens glandulifera chromosome 1, dImpGla2.1, whole genome shotgun sequence window:
- the LOC124942795 gene encoding uncharacterized protein LOC124942795 — MAVRVDLEKIQSRFLFDDIDDTLRDDEKSALATFRELRSMEEGFVRNLRNNVQRLKNDKGDFVHGHEQIHDLAVQFYRGLMGNKTGKQLSQLNVLYQIVDKRITAEDSRDLVRVISRDEVRKAMASINGNKSLGPDGFNAEFFKANWDIVGNDVTEGNLLKGYGKRKISPRVAFKIDISKAFDSVKWGTIHDFLVVAGFPRIFIEWIIQCVSISRFVVCVNGVHGGYFKGKNGVRQGDPLSSYIFVLIMEIFESVLTTFRKNHHYTFHPFCEEEKITHLCFADDLFLLAHADVETINTIKDALNFFSDVR, encoded by the exons ATGGCAGTAAGAGTTGATCTTGAGAAGATTCAATCTCGATTTCTTTTTGATGATATTGATGATACTCTGCGGGATGATGAAAAGTCTGCCCTTGCCACTTTCAGAGAGCTTAGGTCTATGGAGGAGGGTTTTGTGAG AAACCTTCGGAATAATGTTCAAAGGCTCAAGAATGACAAGGGTGATTTTGTGCACGGACATGAACAAATTCATGACTTGGCTGTTCAATTTTATCGTGGTCTCATGGGTAATAAAACCGGGAAGCAACTCAGTCAGCTTAACGTACTCTATCAAATTGTTGACAAGAGAATTACAGCTGAGGATAGTCGTGATCTTGTTAGAGTAATTTCAAGAGATGAGGTTAGAAAGGCGATGGCTAGTATCAATGGTAATAAGAGCCTCGGACCTGACGGTTTTAATGCGGAATTCTTTAAGGCTAATTGGGATATTGTAGGTAATGACGTTACAGAGGGG AATCTTTTAAAGGGTTATGGGAAAAGGAAGATCTCACCTCGGGTCGCGTTTAAAATCGACATCAGCAAGGCTTTTGATTCCGTTAAATGGGGAACTATACATGATTTTCTTGTCGTTGCTGGTTTTCCTAGAATCTTTATTGAATGGATTATACAATGCGTCTCTATCTCCCGGTTTGTAGTTTGTGTCAATGGAGTTCACGGGGGCTATTTCAAGGGCAAAAATGGTGTGAGGCAGGGCGATCCTCTCTCTTCTTACATCTTCGTATTGATCATGGAGATCTTTGAGAGTGTCTTAACGACATTCCGAAAGAATCACCATTACACTTTCCACCCTTTCTGCGAAGAGGAGAAGATCACTCATTTATGTTTCGCAGACGACTTGTTCTTACTTGCTCATgctgatgttgaaaccattaaTACTATAAAAGATGCGCTTAACTTCTTTTCTGATGTTAGATGA